CACGACCCTTGTGAGCACATGTACCCCGGTGGCACGGAAGTATGCCCCTCCCAGGGAGCTTCGGTGGCCTACCGTTTCTGAGAATCGCCCATACACCGCAGAGTGCCGTTTCCGCGCTGGCTGCTCGCCGCCGACAGCTGGGTTCGGAGCACACCGGCGCAACGCTGGCTGCTCTCCGTGGCGCCCCGAGCCGCCCCGGGCGATTGGTCTGCCCAGCTAACGGCAACGTCATCGCAAGCGGCATGGTTCATTACATGAGATCCTTTTACACGAAGATCGGTCACATAAGCAAATCGGTCACGTGCTAAATCGTGGCCAATCACATCTCGAGTTTCCTTCTGCGTTATGACCGATGTATCCGGATGCTTCAGCTGCCCAGCCCATCTATATAAGACGCATAGATTTGCCGCAGTTGTGGAACACCTGAGTTATTTCGTTTGCAGTCAACAGACAACCGCAAAACAGTCACACATAGTTATCATGCCAGCCCCATACAAGCCAGGTTCCGAGAAGAAGGGTGCTACTTTGTTCAAGACTAGATGTCTACAGTGCCACACCACCGAGAAGGGCGGTCCACACAAGGTTGGTCCTAACTTACACGGTGTCTTCAGCAGACAGTCCGGTCAGGTCTCCGGTTACTCTTACACCGACGCGATGATCAACCGCAACGTTACGTGGGACGCCCAGTCGATGTCCGACTACTTGGAGAACCCAAAGAAGTACATTCCAGGTACCAAGATGGCCTTTGGTGGGTTGAAAAAGGAGAAGGACAGAAACGACTTGATCACCTACATGTTGAAGGCTTGTAAATAAGGATGAAAGCCGCATAGCTCGTTCCGAGATGAATTCATTATGACTCGTTATTTATTGAACGCCGCAGGGCTTGATGGCTGTTATGTATAGAATTAGGTAGGCTACTTCCTGTGTAAATAATATGAATGTGGACATTGCCTTCTAGTTGCGGGAAGTTGAGCGGGGCTAGTCAGGTCTGCGGCAAGCCGGCCTGCGGCCCTTCCGTCTGCGGTTTGGTGCGCGGCGGAGCACCAAGCTGTCACGGCCTgtgttgctgctgctgtcaCTGCCGCTATCTGCAGGCTGCTGCTCCGTGGGGGCCGGTTCTTCTGGATCGGATGCAGATTTGTCATCGGCTGAGTCGCTGGACGTCGGGGTTTTGTGGCAAGCGTCGCTCTCATAACGCAGCTGGTTTTTCTGTGAGAGCATATGTGCATATGACTTCTGCGGTTCGCGCGAGTTCCAGTTCAGTGTGCGGCGAATGCTGTCGATGAAGTCAGTGGGGGAATGCTCGAGGGTAGGGAATGAGTAAGGACTTGCCGTAACGGATATATAGTCGCCTTTTTGCAGCTCCACCCTGCTTTTACCATCGAAAGCTGCCCAGGCGGTACCTCGCGAGCGCTTGGGTACCTTGATGCGCAGTCGCATACTGTCAGGTAGAATAATGGGTCTGAAACTGAGCGTATGTGGGCAAACTGGTGTGACACAGATAGCGTTTACGCTAGGATATACCAGGGAACCACCTGCACTCAACGAGTATGCAGTCGAACCTGTAGGTGTAGCAATGATTAGCCCATCTGCTTGGGCCACTGTCAGGAGCGAATGATCGCCATAGAGTTCCAGCATGGACAGGAACGGGCTTGGACCTCGGTCTATCGTCAGTTCATTTAGAATGTGGTGCGTCTCTACGTATTCGTACTTCTTCTTGTTTCCCTTACTGCTAGAGCAAGGCAGCCGACGGTATACCTTGCAACACAGACGCATCCTCATGTTAGTCCGGATTTTAGACTGCAGTGCCTTGCTCAGATCCTCGCGGAAGTTCTCATACTTGAAGACGGTCAGAAACCCCAGCGAACCTAGCGCGAAGGACATAACTGGCGGCACATCCTGCTGAAATATAGAAGAAACGTACAATACTGTGCCGTCACCACCCAATGTGATAATCATGTCGAATAGGTCCCCGCGCTCGCTCACCAGCTCTGGCGTCCAGTATTTGATGCTGCTTTTTGCACATTTACTGTCCTTGATTAACTCTTTCTCGTTGAACCGTTTGCTGCCCTTCAGGCTCTCGTTGACGTAGACATCTGTCGAGGGAAAGTTCACCAGCAGCCATTCCACCATCTCCCGGGTTAGGTATATCAACGACCGGTCGTGCTTTTTCGTAACTATCATCAAACTCTCCACCTGGATACTCACGCGGGTGTTAGATATGTTCTTGCATAGCATGCGCACTCCATGTGCCGTTGACGACAGTTGCGCATAGGATTTCACCTTACGCATACAGTCCTGGTGTGGCAGTGGCTTTAGCGAGTCCTCTGAGCGCTGTGAATCCTTGGCAGCGGCTATGGTGTCTGCCGCAGCGGCCCCCACCTCCGCCGCCATTTCAACCAGCTTCGGCTCGTCAGTTACACTGACTATAtcttgttcgctatcgtCAATGAGCGCGAGATTTACCGATGAAGCTTTACTGTCATCATCTGATATGTGCCCCATTGTATCCTCACTAGCCACCAATACCCAGTCTGGGTGATTCAACGGTCTTTTTTCGGTTGTGCTTGCGCGGGTGACGGGTGCCCTCTGCTTGCGCTTTACCATATATAAAAGACAAGAAGGTGTAAGCGGGCAAGCACCCAAAAATTATGATACGTCCCTCAACGAGCATAAAATCGAAGAAGTAGCCTCCATGCTCTATAAGTAATCAAGTGTGCGCGCAGAGTATCACGAGATGTGGTATGCTGATTGGTCAACTATAGAGGCTGAGCAGTGTGTATTTTGAGGGCGTAGATTATCTTACTAATACTACCTCGCACACTGTAATGAACATTCTGTAAATTTAAATATTACAAAGGTAAAAGAGTTACGTAGCCAATCATCAGCAAGACGGGGCCGCCTATCACTGCTCGCTGATTTTACACTTCCAGGTATCCGATGTAAGCAATGGTAAGGATGCGCCTAGGCACCACCCTAACTCATTTTCGGCGATTTTGGCCGCAGTTTTAAAGTCACGATAGAACGGAATGTCGTAACCGGTATTCAGGAGCGAGACCTGGTAGTTGAGGTCCATGCACCAGTGTGGTTCTTTCTCTAGCTGTGCTTCCGCGTCTTCGATGGCGCTGAAAACACTCTTCCAAACGGGCTTCCCCATGCACACGAGACGGGTGAGCTCCAGCAAGTCGCGGAGTTCAAAAGAGGGGGGTAGGCCAATCGGGTGGGTACGGTCGTAGAAATAGGAAAACACGTACAAGTCGCCGTGGCGGTTGAAATTCCTAATTAGGGATGGCTGATACGCACCGTTGAAAGAGCAGGGTGGCACCGTACAGGTGGCAGACTTGCGCAAAATATCATCTGTAAGGAAGCGGCATTCAGCAGGCGCAGGTTCGATAGGACCTTCAAAGATAACTGTGTACTTGTTCTCCCCAAAAACCACCGTTTCGGGCTTGGTTTTCACGTCTGGAGGGAAGCAGGGGGAAACCAGTGTGTGTGTTTTGGCGGTTTCGCCTGCTTTGACTGTTCCTGAGGAAATCGCAGTCTTGAGAATGTGCTCGTTGACTTTACGTCTGGCCTCCATCTGCCCAAATTCGGGGTGGGAAAACTGATATAGAGTATACTGGTGGCCTCCAAAGTTGAGATTGTACTTATGGTCACCTTCTTCCATCTGAATATCTTTCGACGGAAACTCGGGTTCAAACACAATCTGGGTGGATCCGCCTCCGAGATCAAATACTGCAGCTGTCTGCTGCTTCTCAGCCGTGCCAATGTTGCCCAGCAAGTAGTTTGTCGTAATCCAGGCGTACACGCCCTCATCCGCACCGCTCATAATGCTGACTCCTTCATCGACAACAGGGAACTCGTAGTCCTGCTCCAGATGCTTGCGGACTGCCTCCAAGATTCGCGACGATTTCTCGTCGCCAAGCTTCCGCAACCCCGCAGTCGCTTTCACGGCAACTGGCGAGCAGTTGCGCTTGTCCTTTGGCACCACGCTCGTAGCATAGtcgagcagctcgtcgAGCGACTTCGCTGCGCCAACAGGGTCATCGTTAAAAGATGATAGACCCGGGTTGCGCATCTTGAATTTCTCACCCACCAGTATGGGCGGCTCAGTGCATACGTCAAACTCATATACGTGTACACGAGAACCAGTAGAGCCAGCATCGATCATCACCACGTACTTGTGGTCTTTACCGCACTTTGGCGTCTTCAGCGCGGGCTTGGAATCGTGCCCAGAGTTCGAAGCGCCGTCCCCGGCCACCGGCTTTCCCTTGGATGAGGCTAGCTTAGCTGGCTTGTCTCCTGCAATGGGCGGCACTGCTGGAGCCGCGGACAGCCTATTGCTGGAGGAGTGAAGCAGCAGGATCAGCATCACCGCTGTGAGTGCGGCGATCAGAAACCGGTAGTTTCGGAAAACCCCTCGCAAGTTGGTAGTCATCGCAGTATAACCAACTGGTGCTATGACTACTGTGTAGAATCAAAGTGCGCCCGGTTCTGGCGTGTAACGTGCTACAGTGCAACTTTGTTTTCGCCAACGCTTTTATGCTAGGTGGCATGACTTTTAATGGAGTTCAATCCTTGCGCCCTGTACGACTGTTATCACAAGCACAAGCTGCAGAGAGTGCGAATCTACAATGCATAACTAACGGCGCATCAGGTACAGCACAGATGACCACCCCGCGTGGCATCGCCACGGTGCTGCTTCAGATCTATCGACGCTATGTCTCTTCCAGTATTATCTCGTATATAATGACTGTTGATATTCCGTCCTGAAAGAACTATACGTCGCGATGGAGATGAGCGTGCCGCTTTCAGCTCGCAAGGAACTGGAGTGAACGCAACTTTTCGAGCAATGAGCCGGAATGTTGATAAGGCCAACTCGGTGCTGGCACGGTACCAGGAGCTTGTAGCGGAGAACACAAGCGGTTACAAGGACTATTCCAGATTCAAACGACCCACGGCGGTACATCGAATTAGCAATTTGGAAGAAGCACAACGATGGAGGGCGGAAGTAGTGAAAGACATCGGAAATAAGGTTACACAGATACATGACCCGTCGCTGAACGAGATGCAGATCGAGGATATCAACAACGAGCTCAACAGACTGTTCCAGGAGAAGATGCGGTGGGAGAGCCACATTCGGCGCAATCTTCGGGGGCCAGACTACCGGCGCATGAAGCAGGGCTTGAACACGACCGGGGGTACAGTTATAAATGGCACGCGGTACTTTGGGCGGGCGTTGGAACTGCCGCATGTGCAGGAGCTgttgcagcagcagcagcagcagcgcgttAAGCAGCAGAACCAGAAGCAGCGTGAGCAGGAACTCCGGGCGAAGGTACGGCAGTGGGAGGAAGAACTCGGACCGGATTACTACGGCGAAGATGTCCCTCCCGGGATGCAGGAGTACGAAGCCCAGAGGTCGCGTGAGCTGCAGGATATCCTGAGGTCCGCTGCAGGTAGGGCGCCACAGGTGCAGATTCCTTTGTTTGAAAGGCTACCGACACAGGAAGAAGTGGAGGGGTGGCTCGTTGAAAGGCGTAGGAAACGCCTACAAGAGCGGTTGGATCTGTAGGTATGTGGCGTTATAGTATCTTTATTAGATAGGAAGAATATTTACGCCCTATTGTCCGGTACGAATACTACAAGTATACCCAGATAACATGGGTATGTAGGCTCATTTCACACGCAGCGTTCAGCCTTCAGAAGGCGTTAATGGGTATGACTTCCCGTGCGCTGGCCCGGGATTCCCGTCGGTGGCTTCAGATGGGCCCTTCCGCAGGGTGTCTGAGTCACTGGGGTCTAAATTGTGCCAAATGTTAAAATTAGGCGAGTAAAACGCGGAATCCGGAGAGGAGACCGCACCTGTTGGAATAGTTAAAGGGCTGGAGCTCAGTGATCCATAGGGAATGCCGTGATTAAAATAGATGTTTTCGTCATCATTCCTCTGTACTGACAGCAGAGGCAGACCATTATTCGGTTCCGTGGCAGGTAAGTATTGGTTTAGCGTGGCTAGAAGGCTCCTGCTCGTGCCCGAAAGGGGCACCCGTGACTTGCTGGGATATTGGGGAGCCACGGAGAGTATGTCTGGTGAGGCGCTGCGAGTGATTGTTACTTCAGGGGGAGCCATTTGTTTCGCATTCGAGATGCGTACGGCGCCATTTCCCACGTGCGGGCTGTCCCCCTTTTTACTTGGGTGCGAAGCTTGAACCCAGTAATTGTCCAGCTGATCTGTGGTAAATAGTTTTGACTTTGACGTATTTTTATTTGAATCATCTGCTTCTGAAATGATGCTTTGTAAACCAGAGAGCAGGTGACTTGCATGATCGTATTCCATAGGTACCTCATCATCGGGTGTATACGGCTGCGGTGTGGCCCGCTGAACAGGATGTTGCTGCTGGGCCCACCCGGGGTACAGAGTCGACGGTAGCCGATACGTATTTGGAATTTGTTGAGTCAGCAGTGGAGACGAACAGTCTGACTCCGAGTACGTTGAAGGGTCGTGCAACATCAATTGCGGAGCTAAATCAACATGGATGATGGATGGACTGTTGATTAGGTTTGAGTTATCAAGCGGTTGACTGTTGACAATCGGGTATTGTTGCCGAGTAATGGCGGTTCTGTATTGTTGGTTCGTCATAGAAACCTGCTCCCACATGGTTTCCAGGTATTCGAGATGCTTGTAAGCTTGTAGTTTGTTTTCGTTGCACTCTTCATACAGTGCAATATCCTTTTCGAGCTCATCTCTGAGGAGCTGCACGATCGGAAGTTGTTGAGGCAGTTCCGATAGGGATCCGTTGGATTCATCGCAAAACGCTTCAAAGTGAGATATCATCTGTTCACTTACACTGTGCGACATACTCCTCCAAGACACTGGAGATGCTGTGTTGTGCACACTATCCTTGGTTGTATCCAACGTCTTTTTCAGGCGATTCAGTCTTTTATTCTGCTCCTCAAGTTGGTTCAGTTCATGTTGCATCGACTGGAGACGGCTCGTTGTCGCTGCGATCTGGGTGTTTATATGCTCCTTCTCCAGGTTGTAATTCTGCCTTAATGTGTCCATATGCAATGCATTATTTTGTTCTGAAGACCACATATCCATATCCATATGCATCTTGTTCAACTTATTGCTAGAAACTTCTATGGTCTTCAAAAGCCTATCTCTTTTCAGCTCGTAAACGGCCTTGGTGTTTTCTAGTGTCTTTAGTTTGGTCTTTAGCGTCTTCCTAACATCGGTGTTGTGGTTCCACTGTGACTTCAAAGTATCTAGTTCGCCCAGTAGCTGGGTCTTGGTCATCTTGAACCCATTCATGGTCGCTGATACATGCTTCAGAAAGTCCTGTAGCTCTTGATGTGTGCGCAGAAGAACCTCCTTCAGCTCATCTATCGAGAACTCCTCCAAATCTTGGAGTGAATGGAAAAATGAATACGACGCTAGCGCCATTTCGTCGTTATGCTTTTCGGGCACCGGCATCGAGTGTGTTCTGGTCCTGTTCCCAAGCCTCTTCGCGCTGCGAACAGGCTTCGCTCCATTCCCCGCGGCAGGCAGCCCGCCGGCTTCTACGCTGTCCCGAACGCCACCTGCGTCCGGGGGCAGCGTTCGCAAATGCAATGTTTTCCCATCATCGACAAACCCATCCCTTCGTACCATCAGAATGTCCAGCCGGTAGGGGCATCCAGGTAGCAAATTGCGAAACGCGCAGTATGTGTACAGTGCTCTGGAGTTATTTGGAAAATCGCCCACCTTGCGTCCATTCAGAAAGACAGCGTAATGCGAAAGCGGGCAGGGTTGCGCCCCTGCCGCAAGTTGGTTCTCCCACCGGAACACTATCGTGTCTGTGCCCAGTCTCTCTATAAGGACCTGCGGCACATGAGAAATCGCTGGGTTCAAACAGTTCACGATGGTTGAAATAGGAATGTTCAGGAATCGCACCAATCGGTAGATCAACCACAAAATGGCACACAAAAGGAACACTGTACTAACCACCATTGCCATTAATGACCGGGAGCCTGAAGGTGTGTGATGAACAAGCCAGTCTTCCCCGCGCGTCGCCAACTGCTCGTCATATAATCCCGGAAAAGCTCGCATTAGGTGAAATTTTTCTTAGGAATTACATCTGCTACTGACAAAACTAAGTAAAAGCTCCGATAGGTAGCCGTGCTGCCGAGCACCTGCCTAATACACGCAGGCGCCATACACTATTTAAGCACAATGTTATCGCCCCGCAGCTTGAGGTATTCCTGGTCGATGCCAGGTGTCATAGGCTTGATCACCAGCGAGTAGACCTCACTATTGTAGAAGCGCAGCCCGTTGCTGGGGGACTTGTAGCGCGCCTTGAGCCCCGTGATGTCGCAGTAGCGTTTCACGGGATACTGCGATGGTGGCGCCTGAATGTTGAAGTATGTCAGCTTCGTGCGCCCTGCGTCACGCCCGGCTTCCGACTGTGCCTCTGTCGTGAGCCGTTTCCACTCGTCTGTCAGAAGCTGACGTGTCGGCTTGTGGCGGCGCGTGGGTTTCTTCCACGTGGGCGACTTGAAGTCGCTACGACTGGTATCATTACGTGCTGCAATCGCTCGGAGGTTCTCCATCTGGGGTCCACGGTCGCTCGTTGATCTGTCTATCTCGAAATCCCTGCCCAGATGTACTCCCATgttatcacgtgaccacaCGCCGTTTTCGTGTGTAGTGATGCAGATGGTTCTAGAGCATCACGTGGCTTACATAGCTTTGTTACATAATCGATTTTCCGCAGGAGCGTTACGTCCAACGGTCGTTCTGTGCCAAAAGCAACAACTGAGCGTCAGGCGGCCGTCTCCCCAGACACGCTCCGCCCCAAACTGAGCTCCACGCGGCCTTCTGTCCGAGTTAAGTTCCTCCCCGCTCGTCAGCACGGGGTCTTTCGTCGCCTATCCTCCTGCAGCGTTCGCTACTGCAGATCGTGAGCAGTGGCACCCGCGACCAAAAAAAGAAATTATGTTCCTTACGCAAGGAATATGCCTCGCGCCATGCCATCGCAAAGAGTGATGCCGCAGAGGTTGCTTCTGCGAGGCAACTCCTGGGCAATAGGGTGGAAAATTCAGCTTGGGCTTATATAAAAGAAACCGTTCGAGCTCGTCGGAGCCAGgtggaaaatttttcgTAACGTAGGTAGAGGTTATAGTTAGCGTCAGTCTCTTTTCTGCCAAGCTGCTACAGTTGACTACAAGTAACAAACCCAGGATGAATCAGGATATGGAACTACCAGAGGCGTACACGTCGGCTTCGAACGACTTCCGTTCGGACACGTTCACCACTCCAACGCGCGAAATGATCGAGGCTGCGCTAACGGCGACCATCGGTGACGCCGTCTACCAAGAGGACATCGACACGTTGAAGCTAGAACAGCACGTCGCCAAGCTGGCCGGCATGGAGGCCGGTATGTTCTGCGTATCTGGTACTTTGTCCAACCAGATTGCTTTGCGGACCCACCTAACTCAGCCACCATATTCGATTCTTTGCGACTACCGTGCGCATGTGTACACGCACGAGGCTGCGGGGTTGGCAATTTTGTCCCAGGCCATGGTGACACCTGTCATTCCTTCCAACGGCAACTACTTGACTTTGGAAGACATCAAGAAGCACTACATTCCTGATGATGGCGACATCCACGGTGCTCCAACAAAGGTTATCTCGTTGGAAAACACCTTGCACGGTATCATTCACCCACTAGAGGAGCTTGTTCGGATCAAGGCTTGGTGTATGGAGAACGACCTCAGACTACACTGCGATGGTGCGAGAATCTGGAACGCGTCCGCAGAATCCGGTGTGCCTCTAAAACAGTACGGAGAGCTATTCGACTCCATTTCCATCTGCTTGTCCAAGTCCATGGGTGCCCCAATGGGCTCCATTCTCGTCGGGTCGCACAAGTTCATAAAGAAGGCGAACCACTTCAGAAAGCAGCAAGGTGGTGGTGTCAGACAGTCTGGTATGATGTGCAAGATGGCGATGGTGGCTATCCAGGGTGACTGGAAGGGCAAGATGAGGCGTTCGCACAGAATGGCTCACGAGCTGGCCAGATTTTGCGCAGAGCACGGCATCCCATTGGAGTCGCCTGCTGACACCAACTTTGTCTTTTTGGACTTGCAGAAGAGCAAGATGAACCCTGACGTGCTCGTCAAGAAGAGTTTGAAGTACGGCTGCAAGCTAATGGGCGGGCGTGTCTCCTTCCACTACCAGATATCTGAGGAGTCCCTTGAGAAGATCAAGCAGGCCATCCTAGAGGCGTTCGAGTACTCGAAGAAGAACCCTTACGATGAAAACGGCCCCACGAAGATCTACAGAAGTGAGTCCGCTGACGCTGTGGGTGAGATCAAGACCTACAAGTATTAAGGGATTTCGATGATGACATGAAAAATTACATATTGGCACGGCATAGGCATTGGGTAATATTAAGCATATGGTTGAGATGAATTACTGTTCGGGTACCGGTATTTCCAAAGTGCTGTCGACTTTTGCAAGAGATGGCTATGAATGGGGCACGCTCCATCACCTCTCTGCGAGCCGGACTCAGCATTATATCCATCTCAAAACCTAATATCAAATGGGATTGTGGTGCGCAGTACATGCGCAGTGCTGCACATTTGAGGATCAATGGGTTTTTCCAGGCACTGCCTGGGTCACTCACCCTATTGCGGAGGGACTAGTAGCTCTACCATTCTGAGCTGACTAAAATGTTTGATTCTTTTGGTACTTATAATTTCAACGGCAGCTATCCGTTAGATGCACAAAGTTTGCATGTCACTGGAGGTTTTTAATTCGTGCGTCAGCGACTGATATGCGTTATCCACACAGTGATAGTTTTTTTCCCTCCATGTACACATGAAGCTTTTGTAAGGAATACAACTTTATATAGTATTATAAATCCTTTCTGCACAGGTTACTACCTCGTGGACCATTTGTCGCACTGGCGTGATGTCTGTAAAAGGAACGGTTACCGGATCACGCCATACCAGCTGCTCCCACGCTCGAAAAGTAGTACAAATAGGTCTATAGCGACGTGTGCGGCGGCATCTGCTGATTTCGGAATTCGCTGTAGTCAACGGCGCTGGATACAGGGGCACCATTCAGGATACCCAGATTTACAGGAAAGCTAGTCGTATGGACAACTTCGCCCGTGCAGCAGTATATTTATTTGCATGTGAACAATGTTAAGAGGGCGTAGCAAGACAGTGCTGACATTGATACTGTTACTTGTAACGGTCAGACTCCTGTTTAATCGCCTACGTTCGAGAGGCCCAGAAAGCAATCGGAGGATAGACATGTCTGGTAAAGTTCAGCCTGTTGTCGTCGTCGGACTGGGTCTTGCCGGTCTGTCGACTGGGGCGCAGCTAGTCAAGAATGGGGTGCCGGTGATCTTGATGGACAAGGCTTCTGCCATCGGCGGAAATTCCGTTAAGGCCTCCAGCGGCATAAACGGCGCTGGTACTCAGGTGCAGGAGCTTCTTGGTGTGTATGACTCTGCTGACTCCTTCTACAGAGACACCGTTGCGTCGGCGAAGGGTGCCGGCGCCAGCGAGCTAATGGACAAGCTTGCAAGGGACTCCGCAGGTGCTGTATCGTGGCTGCAGAATGAATTTGGAGTTAAACTGGACATCCTTTCGCAACTGGGAGGGCATTCGAAGGCTAGGACACATCGGTCGAGCAGCAACATACCCCCAGGGTTTGAGATCATATCGGCCATGCGCAAGAGACTGGAGTCAGTGCAGAAGGAAAACCCAGCTCTCGTGAACTTCCGCTTGGAGAGCAAAGTTGTTGATCTCGAACTGGCGGATGATGCAGTCCAAGGACTACGCTACATGGACAAGGCCGGGGCACAGCACATATTGCACACGAAGAATGTAGTTTTCTGTACTGGCGGGTTTGGGTCGTCCAAGGAGTTGTTGGGGAAGTATGCCCCCCATCTCCGGGACCTTCCTACAACAAACGCGCAGGGTACTACGGGAGATGGACAGGACCTGATGCTCCGTGTTGGTGGGCAGCTGATTGATATGGAGCATATCCAGGTACACCCCACGAGTTTTGTGGATCCTAAAGATAAAGACAGCGGTAGCAAATTCCTGGCGGCTGAGGCACTGCGCGGCAATGGAGGTGTGCTTTTAAACCCCAGCACTGGCCGGCGCTTTACGAACGAATTGGCGACACGTGATGTACTTACGGCTAGCATTCAAGAGCACTGCAAAGAGCATGTGGCTTACCTTGTTCTGAGCCAAGGGGCATATGAAACTTTGCAAAGCTTTGTCAACTTCTACATCTCTAAAGGGCTGATGCGAGCGTCCACCGTTGGCGAGCTTTCCGACGAGATCGGAGTTCCGAAACAACAGCTGGCGTCGGAGCTAGAGGCGTACTCCGCCGCAGAGGTGGATCAATTCCAGCGTCGGCACATTATCAATGATTTTGGCCCGAGTGTTGATGGGTCGACAGCAATATATGTTGGCTTGATCACACCCGCAGTCCATTTTACCATGGGCGGTGTTCGAATCAATTCCAGAGCGGAAGTGCTGAGCAGCGCAGGGACGACCTATAAAGGGCTTTACGCCGCTGGAGAGGTATCCGGCGGCGTGCACGGTAGAAACAGGCTGGGTGGGTCTAGTCTCCTGGAGTGCGTCGTTTTCGGGAGGCAGGCAGCAACATCGATTACAGAAAGGTTGCAGGCGTGAACTCTAGCAACCCTGGCTCAGTAACAGACAGTTTTTGCCTGAAATGTGTCATTTAAATAACAGCAGATAGTAGGTAGCATACAAAATTAATTAGAGACGTCAATTAATACTGCAATTAGGAAACTAGGGATATCAACTATAATTATTAAAAACGTCGAGTAAAAAGAATTAATTGGACGGTCCTTGAAATAGAGCCGAAGAAGCTGAAGAAGAACAGTAAATAGTGAATACGATGAGAAAGGCCTTCAGGTGCCGCTTTTGAGTGGGTAGACATAAAGCATTTTGGTTTCTTAGATCAATCGAAAGGAATGTGCGTCCTTGGATATTTTGATGCTCTTTTTAGGTACAGGTGGACTGCCAAAAAATGGCTTGTTCGCTAGCCTAATGGGTATTATTGCGTGACCAATCTGCCGTAGTCAGTTAGAGGGATTCGTCATCCACAGTGTTCTTAGTTTTCCTAATCTTGAAAAACTTCACACCGCTCTGGTGCCGCTGAGGCTCTGCGACAGGGGCCTGCACCGGGCGCACGTCATTGACGGGCACAGCGCCGCCCTCAAGCTCGGGGTTCGTGTCGTACACAATCGAGTGGTCCATCTGGCCATCGCTCCCGTGCTTGGTGCCCTGGTACTTGAGCGCCTGCTCCTTGTAGTGCTGCATCTCAACGTACTCCTTGTGTGCGGTCCACGCGCGGCGGATGAAGGAGATCCcgctgaagaagaagacCAGCAGCGAGCACGCCACACTGGCCCACGCAATCCCCATCAGCTCCGGCCCGATCTTCGCCTCGCGCCCGTCGTCGCGGAACACGTTGCGCGCCATCACAACAACCGCCGTCTGGCACGCCACTGCCGCTACGTTGAACACGCACCCGATC
This is a stretch of genomic DNA from Eremothecium gossypii ATCC 10895 chromosome VI, complete sequence. It encodes these proteins:
- the GTA1 gene encoding Gta1p (Syntenic homolog of Saccharomyces cerevisiae YEL043W): MRAFPGLYDEQLATRGEDWLVHHTPSGSRSLMAMVVSTVFLLCAILWLIYRLVRFLNIPISTIVNCLNPAISHVPQVLIERLGTDTIVFRWENQLAAGAQPCPLSHYAVFLNGRKVGDFPNNSRALYTYCAFRNLLPGCPYRLDILMVRRDGFVDDGKTLHLRTLPPDAGGVRDSVEAGGLPAAGNGAKPVRSAKRLGNRTRTHSMPVPEKHNDEMALASYSFFHSLQDLEEFSIDELKEVLLRTHQELQDFLKHVSATMNGFKMTKTQLLGELDTLKSQWNHNTDVRKTLKTKLKTLENTKAVYELKRDRLLKTIEVSSNKLNKMHMDMDMWSSEQNNALHMDTLRQNYNLEKEHINTQIAATTSRLQSMQHELNQLEEQNKRLNRLKKTLDTTKDSVHNTASPVSWRSMSHSVSEQMISHFEAFCDESNGSLSELPQQLPIVQLLRDELEKDIALYEECNENKLQAYKHLEYLETMWEQVSMTNQQYRTAITRQQYPIVNSQPLDNSNLINSPSIIHVDLAPQLMLHDPSTYSESDCSSPLLTQQIPNTYRLPSTLYPGWAQQQHPVQRATPQPYTPDDEVPMEYDHASHLLSGLQSIISEADDSNKNTSKSKLFTTDQLDNYWVQASHPSKKGDSPHVGNGAVRISNAKQMAPPEVTITRSASPDILSVAPQYPSKSRVPLSGTSRSLLATLNQYLPATEPNNGLPLLSVQRNDDENIYFNHGIPYGSLSSSPLTIPTGAVSSPDSAFYSPNFNIWHNLDPSDSDTLRKGPSEATDGNPGPAHGKSYPLTPSEG
- the IES6 gene encoding Ies6p (Syntenic homolog of Saccharomyces cerevisiae YEL044W (IES6)) yields the protein MGVHLGRDFEIDRSTSDRGPQMENLRAIAARNDTSRSDFKSPTWKKPTRRHKPTRQLLTDEWKRLTTEAQSEAGRDAGRTKLTYFNIQAPPSQYPVKRYCDITGLKARYKSPSNGLRFYNSEVYSLVIKPMTPGIDQEYLKLRGDNIVLK
- the GLY1 gene encoding threonine aldolase GLY1 (Syntenic homolog of Saccharomyces cerevisiae YEL046C (GLY1)) encodes the protein MNQDMELPEAYTSASNDFRSDTFTTPTREMIEAALTATIGDAVYQEDIDTLKLEQHVAKLAGMEAGMFCVSGTLSNQIALRTHLTQPPYSILCDYRAHVYTHEAAGLAILSQAMVTPVIPSNGNYLTLEDIKKHYIPDDGDIHGAPTKVISLENTLHGIIHPLEELVRIKAWCMENDLRLHCDGARIWNASAESGVPLKQYGELFDSISICLSKSMGAPMGSILVGSHKFIKKANHFRKQQGGGVRQSGMMCKMAMVAIQGDWKGKMRRSHRMAHELARFCAEHGIPLESPADTNFVFLDLQKSKMNPDVLVKKSLKYGCKLMGGRVSFHYQISEESLEKIKQAILEAFEYSKKNPYDENGPTKIYRSESADAVGEIKTYKY
- the FRD1 gene encoding fumarate reductase (Syntenic homolog of Saccharomyces cerevisiae YEL047C and YJR051W (OSM1)) → MLRGRSKTVLTLILLLVTVRLLFNRLRSRGPESNRRIDMSGKVQPVVVVGLGLAGLSTGAQLVKNGVPVILMDKASAIGGNSVKASSGINGAGTQVQELLGVYDSADSFYRDTVASAKGAGASELMDKLARDSAGAVSWLQNEFGVKLDILSQLGGHSKARTHRSSSNIPPGFEIISAMRKRLESVQKENPALVNFRLESKVVDLELADDAVQGLRYMDKAGAQHILHTKNVVFCTGGFGSSKELLGKYAPHLRDLPTTNAQGTTGDGQDLMLRVGGQLIDMEHIQVHPTSFVDPKDKDSGSKFLAAEALRGNGGVLLNPSTGRRFTNELATRDVLTASIQEHCKEHVAYLVLSQGAYETLQSFVNFYISKGLMRASTVGELSDEIGVPKQQLASELEAYSAAEVDQFQRRHIINDFGPSVDGSTAIYVGLITPAVHFTMGGVRINSRAEVLSSAGTTYKGLYAAGEVSGGVHGRNRLGGSSLLECVVFGRQAATSITERLQA